GCACCTCTCATCATTTAGTGATTCTTAAGCCTCGGAAAGATTCTCTTACATTCCAACATTGCCCCACTTCTCGTCACATAAAACGACAGAAGTCTCGATTTGTCTTTCGGGAACGTTCCAGTATCGAGTTAATAACTGCTTCTTCTCATCCGAAGAAACTAGGGTAAAACCATTTTTCAAATAGAATTTTATAGCCATTCTGCGGAGTCCCAAGTTCCTATTAATATCGGTTTATCGGTGGATGCCACCAGATGAGCCAACAGCTTTGTGCCTATTCCGCTCCCCCGTTGGTGAGTTCTTACATATGCGTGCCTGATTAAAGCAACATCACCTTTATCCTGAATTCCCATAACGCCCCATAATCTATTATTTTCTTCAAAGCCCCAGAATACGACGCCATCATGGATTTCCTGATTCAATTCTTGCAATGGCATATAGGGTTCATGATAGCGATCCTCAGGAATTACACCCTGGTATGCCTTTGCTGCATCATTAATGATCTCAACCATTGCATCTGCGTCCATGCTGTTACACAATCTGATCATGGCATAATCCTCCTGAAGGTTTACATTCTATTAATTGAACTATCGTAATGGATATACCAATTCAATAGGTTCGTTAATCAATTCCTCTTTGAAAATATAATTATGATCTGCTCCCACAACACATAGAATTTTCTTACCCGGATTCGAATGATATGTGTTCTTCACACGTTGAATCATGATCTGATTTCGTACGATCCATCTAAAGTTATTTGCTTTTGGATTAATCTGATCCAACCATTCATATTTCTGTTTGGTCATCGTATCAAACGCATCCGAGTTAAAGGGAATCGATCCAACATCATGTGTATTCATTTGTTTAGCAAACCATTCATCATCGACCTTCTCCAATGCTTTACGCTGCTCTTCTGAGAAACCGTTAAATGGATCAAAATCATTCCAGACATCTAACTCAAACCAGTCAATAGGTACAAACTCTATATTCCGTTCTTCGCATAATGGAAAGATAAGCTCCCAATACTCACTGGCTGGCTCCCCCCAATATCCCTTATCCTGTTTATCCTTGATATACTTCTTCCAACTCTGGGGATGCACTTCACCGCAGATGATATCCGGGTTGAATTCAGTGATCAGATCCTCATACAGGGTAAGTGAACTGTTATATTTCGCTCTTAATTCTTGATTATGAATTGTCCCCAAGATTCCAACGACGGTCATATCATTTCTCCTTTGTAGATGTTATATCATGATTCTGAGATTCCTATGTAAGTCTATAATCTTTTCTTCAGGAAATACTGAATAATTCCTTCCGGGTATTCATCTATCATTCCAAACACTTCATAACCCATCTTCTTGTAAAATTCAGGAGACTGATAAGAAAATGTACTTGTGTGTGAAAGTTTGCAGCCCTCCCGAACAGCAATGCTCTCTGCTTTTGTGATTAATGATTTCCCATACCCATTTTCTCTGTATTCTTCATCAATCCAAAAGTTATCAATATATAAAGTATAACAGTACGTAGCACAGAAGATCCCACCTACGGCTTTGCCTGTCTTATCCCTTAGAAACAAATTGATGCTTTTTCCAGGTTTCTTTAATAGACCATTGGTTTCTCTTAGATTGTATTGATACAGATTGCTACAGACAGCATGGTAATCCTCCTCATGATCTTCCAATACAATGTTCAATTCATCGTTAACAGCAGGGTTATTCATTTTTAACGTCCTCACGATTTCATATTATTTGTCTATGATTACATGTTAACAATGATCACCCTCTTTTTCCAATGATTTCTGAATACCCTTGAGGAATGAAAGCATAAGCAAAAAAGGCCGCCCTGCAGGCAGCCCTTTCCAACCTTATTTACGAACGGAGAGAATGAACTTCTCCAGCAAT
Above is a window of Paenibacillus sp. E222 DNA encoding:
- a CDS encoding GNAT family N-acetyltransferase, which produces MIRLCNSMDADAMVEIINDAAKAYQGVIPEDRYHEPYMPLQELNQEIHDGVVFWGFEENNRLWGVMGIQDKGDVALIRHAYVRTHQRGSGIGTKLLAHLVASTDKPILIGTWDSAEWL
- a CDS encoding N-acetyltransferase, coding for MNNPAVNDELNIVLEDHEEDYHAVCSNLYQYNLRETNGLLKKPGKSINLFLRDKTGKAVGGIFCATYCYTLYIDNFWIDEEYRENGYGKSLITKAESIAVREGCKLSHTSTFSYQSPEFYKKMGYEVFGMIDEYPEGIIQYFLKKRL